The DNA window TACGCCAAGAATGCCGGAATCAAAGCGATAGTTATCAACATACATCATGACGGTGCCAATACCAACGGAGACCAAACTACAGTGGGATTTGTAGATATGCCGGCTGCGGTAGGCAATGCCGCAAAGAAAATGGAAATTGAAAACCAGATTGCAAAAGTATGGTCTCAAATTGCCGAATACTTCAAGAACTACGGGGATTATCTTATCTTTGAAAGGGAATTATACGCTTACGTCACCGGACAGCCGCAATTCCGCTCTACAAGCCGATTTCTGGCTTGAAACACATGTAAAATACTATTTGCGAAACTTATAAAATATGTCAACAATAGAAATTCATTAAATTCTATTCGGATTTGTTTTTGGTAGAAGTTATGCCGTTTTTTTTAATGCTCTGAATATAGGTCCTATCAAAAATGTCTTGCCAAGACTTTTGGGATTTTTTACTTTATTTGACAAATAATCATTGTCGTTCATTTTGGAATAATCCATGTCAATACCCGTAATATATTCCAGCTGTTTGCTCGCTATGAGGCTACATGAAATTGTGCCATTCGCCTCTTTTTTACGTTCATCATATTTTTGACAAAGAATCTCTGCTGCGTTATCTTGAGTATAATAAATCGTCTCACATGTATACAAGACTGCCCGTATCTTTTCACATTTAACTCTTTCTGCCACTTCATTTATAATTCGATAATATGTTGTTTTGACTGTTCCAGCAAACATACCTATCATTTCGGCTGTGTTGTCCTCATAAACTAATAAAAAACTATCTAGTATTTCAGGTTCTTCTTTTTTTTGTTGTAATTGCATCTGAGCCAAAACAATATACCATACAGACCATTTCTGTAATAGGAGAATATCATTATCGCAACAATCCTTCCCAAACCACGGACTTTTTGTTAGATCAAATCGCGAATCTTTTTTGTTAAAGACTTCGTTGTTGTGCATGAAAGAATTCATTCTATCTCCTATTTGTATTTGTCCGGCACTATAGTAGCAGTCCTGAACAAACATTATTTGTTTAAATTGGATATTGTTTAGAGCTTCTTTAATTTTTGTTTTTAGATTTTTACATTTAGCACAAGAACATGGATAAGATACACATACGTCATATATGAACCTCCACATAATAGCTGTGCCTTCAATTATCTTTTCATATATGTCAATTTCTTTGCCATTTTCTACAAACAGTACCGATATACTAAAAAATACTTCAAGATAATTTTTATAGTGTTCTTCAAGAATATTAGATACTTCTGCGAGCAAATCTGTAAGATTTTTATCTCTATCTATCGTCAATAACGTTTTAAATTCATCAAAATCATTAACTGTAAAATATGTTTTTAAAGAAATAGCCTTCTCTAACTTAAAAGGGTTTTCATGAGTTGTTTCATTACGAATATCAACAAACCACTTCATATCATCACTTGAAAGATAAGTATTTCGTTTACGTTCATAGAGTATTTTAAGTTCTGGCGTATTAAAATTCTTTTGCATAACAAATGTTATATTTCTAAATTCTTGAAAGAAAGCATCTATTTTAGGAATATTTTCAAATATATAGTCATTAGGGTTAGCACGTTCTAAATTAGACAGAGCATTATAAAACTTTTGTAAAATTGGATATACTATACAATCTTTTGTGTCCAACATATTTATTCCTTGTATTTAAGGATTTTTCCCTGTTACCCATAAAAAATACCTTCTGCCACCAAACAAAAAAAACAACTGCGAAAGAGTGCTTTATATAAATCCCTCGTCTTTAATAACCACCGTCGTCATGACTAAATAATTAACAAAAATTTTCTTAAAAGAGGTGATATGGTTACAAATGTATCCACAGAGTTATTAAACAACATATTGAACGACATAAAAGATTTGGATTTCAAATACAATTATGAGTATCAACACGAAGTCACGGATTATTATACAAAAACATTTGAAGAAATAGAAAAAAAACCTTATGGTATGTGCTATGATTTAACAAATTATTTACATTTTAAATTGATGGACTATAATCCAAAATCATATTTTATATTCCATAATTTCAAAGATAGTTATGAAATTGGATGCACTCATACTTTTACTGTAATTGACGATAGTATTATGTTAGATACGGCATTAGAAGGCGATTATATAACTATAGCTGATTCGTTAGAAGAAATTTTTGATTTCCAAGATAGTTTAGAAGCAAACGAAGATATGTACAGGTTAGATTTCGTTGTCATATATGAATATACCCCCGATAACGTTAGCAGAGGGATTTTTGAGTTTATAGAATGGATTGAAGATACTGGAACGGTTATAGATTATAAAAGAAAATGGTAATATCTGAGTCAAGCATTTTTCAATTTCTCCTTCCATTCAAACAAAATTTTTTTGTTTAGTTTTACTACTTTACAAAAATGCTTGTTGATTTCTAAAGGGTTACCCTGTTGATGCTCATTTGCATTTCTAACCATACACATAACACAAAAATCTTTATCTGGACATTTAATACATTTAGGAAAGTCTTTTTTATGTAAATTTCTCAAATACAGAACTTTTTCCGAATTATTCCAAATTTCTTTTAGAGATTTTTCTTTCACATTACCAACAACATAATCCTGCCACCCTGCACAAGGATATACATTTCCATTATCGGCTATACAAATAGACGAATTACAAATACTGCAAACGACATCGTTTGAAATATCACGTTTTTCTTCTTCAACCACATCTTCTTTTTTCATTTTTTCTTGGTATTCGGTATCATTCTCAATTATGTTGTTAATTATTTTTCCAACTTCGTCAAGAGATAGACGATTATTCAAATTTTGTGTTGTGTGGTCATATCTTGCAATCATAACATAATCATTTCCAGCATTAATCTTATGCTCTTTCGCCCAATTTAATACCTCAATATAACAATTTTTATTTTGTTTCATTATTGGACAGTTTATCTGTAATGGAATGTCGTTTTCTATTAGTTTTAAAATAGCATTTTTAGTTTTTTCAAAACTTCCTTTAACTTTGGTGATTTCGTCATGAATTTCGGAATTCATTGAATAGAGTGAAACTTGAACGCTTAAAAGACGGTTTGCTCTCATTTCGGCTATAATTTCATCGTTGAGTGATATTAAATTACTCAAAACATTTACAGAAAAATCGTATTCTTTGCATTTGCGTAAAAATTCACAAAAATTTCTGTGCATCATCGGTTCACCGCCAGAAAGAGTCAAATTCAACAATCCCATTTCTTTGCACTGTGCCAAAATATTATAAAATAATTCCGGTTCAATGTCATTTATTTTGTTTTCGTGCGGAATGTAGCAATGTACACATCTTTCGTTACACTTACTTGTAATTTCTACGTGTAAACTTGTAAGTATTGGTCTATCTTTAAAATATTCATTCAAAAATTCTTGTGTAGATTTTTCAGTACGCATAATAATTGGAGAAATATCTTTTTTTATAAATTCCGGTTCTAACGCTTTGTACGAAAATACAATGTCTTTTTTATCACATTCCTGCAATGTTTCGCCTGAAACTATAAATCCGTCTTGTTCAAGCATATTGTAAAACTCTTTTGCATCACTTTTTATTGTTTCAATATCAACATCAACATATTTTTCAATAATTTTTCCAGCAAGTTCATCAAGTGTTTGCGGTTTTCGACTTAAAACGGACAAAAAAACGGCTCCGCTTTGTGATACGATTTTATCTCCAATAACATTTTTTTGCCTATAACCATAATTTCTATTGTCTGTTATATACCCAAACTTTTCGTAGTTCCTATATATAACATCGGATTTTTGTTTGAAAAACACTATAATATCTCCTTAACAGCAAGGCGGCAAATGTTCTTTTATATAACATAGCCGCCATTTACTAAATAATTATTTACCTTTGCCAGGACCAGGTGGATTACAAGGTCTTCCCGCAGGTTTACCTTTACATACAGCCATCTGTTCTTTACTTTGTGCCAAAACTTCAGGTTTTACATAAGTCATATTTCTCACCTCCTTTCTATATTTTAAAGTTTTTTGCTAACACAAAATACCATCTGCCACCAAACAAAAAAAGCGACCTGCCGCCAAGTCGCTTCCTATAAAACCAATCCCTCACCACTACCTCAAACTCATATCCCTTTTCCACATTTCCACATACTGCCGATAACGTTGTCCGGTTATCATTCCGTCTGTATCGTCTATAAGCCAAATCATCCATAACCCGGGATTTCCTCTTACAACTTTCGGTTTATCGTCTTTTTCAGGTTTTGGCTCTTTGGGTTCTTTTACTCTCGGTTCTCTTCCCGCTCTTAAATCTGCAATAATCAAATCCTTTTCTTTGATTTCTTCTTTCAACTGGACAATCTGAATTTGTTGCTCCTGTATAATTGCCAAATAGGTAGCGTTTGCCAATCTTAAATCTCGGTTACGAACATTTATTACGCTATTCTTTTTGTCGTTCAAGTTTGCTATACGTTCGTTTGAAGAAGTCAAAACAACCTCATAATAAACACTATTCTTTTCTTTTGTTATTCTTTTTACCGATTGAACTGAAAACGGTATGGATATTTGAACTTCCTGATTTTCAGTAAAGGTTGAGCGTTCTTTGTTTCGTTTGTCTGTCGTTATGGATTGTTCGGTATAAGATAATATCATTGTTTCAATTTCACCGTTTTTACTTCGCTGTTGAGTTTCTTTAATAAAATTTTGTCCGGCTGTTTGTATTGCCAAATCTTTTTGTTTTTTGCTTTGGGATATTTTTACAGTATCGGTGAAGACAATATCTCCACCGTTTTTAACGCCGTAGCGTTCCTGTTTTGGTTCAAGCGTTTCCCGTTTCTTTGCAGAAATTTCTTCCTGTGTAAATTCTGCGTTTATGGAAAGGCAGGTAAAAACAAGGAAGAGAAGAGTCTTTGAATGTGTCTTTTTCATCTTTACCTGCCCTTATTCTTAGAGTTTAGTTTTTTCTTTTCGTGTACTTACGACCATCCGCCAATATAATACCGTTTTCAAAAGTCCATTTACGAACATATTCTTCCGGCTCATCAGCATAGGCATCATAAACGCCTTTGACCTCTATTGTGTTGCCTTTGAGTTCATACCTTGCGCTGTTATTGTCAACTTCCGCGCATTGTCCGTCTCTGTTTATTTCCCAGCACAGCCAGCCGTTCGGATTAAACCTTGCCAACACATTACCTTCGGAATCTGCCCACGTTCCAAGAATATCATTACTTGCTTTGCCCGCTTCCGTAAAATATGCGCCATTTATCTCAATACCGGTAATTCCTTTTCCATCGCATCTGCCGATAATAGTTATGTGTTGCTCCTTTTTAATTGTCGCAAATTCATCTTTGTCTCTAAAATAAATTTCGACAACATCATCGCCATTGCTTCCGGCACCTAACGTGGCATTTTTCATTCCCAAAGAATTGGATGTCGATACAACTTCACCGCTAATTGTCATCCATTTCTTTTTGTACTTTTCATCTGCGGCTTTTTTGTTTTTAGAATATTCACTGTACAATTCAGCCGCTGTCAATTCATAAGCGGAAGAAATTTGTGACTTTGCTACATTATCGGCATCATCTTCAAAACATCCAACAACAAACAATATTGCAATAATTGTTACAAAACACATCAATACTTTTTTCAATTTACCCACCTTTCATTTAGGGTTTAGTTTTTTCTTTTTGTGTGCTTACCAACCGTTTCCTGTTAAAAATCTATTTCAAACATATCGTCCCACGACATATACTCCATTAAAAAAGCAAAAGGCGCGATATTCGTTGTCTGCCATATAGAAGATTTGCCGTCTGTCGTTACAGATATTGCAATTTGATAGGTTTTACCTTTCAACGAAACCGCTACTATCCCATCGTATTTGTTTTGTCCGTTTTTAATCAATGTTACGTTTTCGACTTTTGCTCCCTCTCTTTTCCACACTTTTCCAAAAGTATCATGGTTACGCATTTGTTCTTCAAAACTTGCTCGAACACTATCTTCTACTTGGTTTTTCATAATTCCGCAACCAGCGAAAAACATTACACTTGTCATAACTAAACAAAAAAACATTTTTTTCATCTTTACCTGCCTTTTTAGTGAAAAATGTCTTTGGCTTTTTATTGTTTTTAACGTTGGTCTTGCCGGTTCAGCACTTACGCGAAACTTTATTCCGCCATAAACTCCAAGTGCAAATCCAGCAACAGCGCAGATTATAGTTACTGCTTTTCCCGATGCTTCTTCCCATTGCCAACCCGCTATTGCGGCTATGATAAAACCAACAACACCGCCTATTCCAGAACAAAATGAAGCGATTACAATACCGCGAACCACTCTGCCTATAATTGACCAAAATTTAAAAGAAACACCCGCCAACACGCAGAAAGTGACAATCATTATTATGTTATTCCATTCGGAAAAATACCCGCTCGCTATTGTTGCGGCAACTAAAACGATAACCGTAAAAGCAATGCGGCTGTTTCGTTCTGCTACTGAATTAGCTATATCCTTTTCATCGTCGCTCATTGAATCCCATTTGGCTTTTTCTTCACGATAATTTTCCAATTTTTCCTTACATTTATCGCAATAGCTCATACCTGGCATAATCCAAACACCACATTCACACTTTGCCATACAAATCTCCCAAAAATTAAACAAAAAATTATGAAATATTTACCCTTTATTCTTTATGTAAAGAATAACACTTACAATGACAACTACCGCTGCTATAACTACAAATCCGTGAACAAATGCCTCATAGTCGGTAATACCAAAAGAGTTAAGCAATTCTATGCCATTTACCCCGATCAATGTCTTAACAATTCCATAGTAGTCCATACTAACCTCTTTCTTTAATTCTCTTTTGGATTTGCACCAAAGCGATTTTCACCGGGTGTTCCGTCTTTACACTGCCAAATTATAACCGGAATGATGCCGATTATAGTAAGACACCACAAAAGATTTCTTCCGCTACGGTCTGTATCGTGCAAACGCCGCCAAGATACAGAAAGAAACGGAACCATAAGAGCAAGAGAACACACACTGGAAGCAATTGTAGCACCTTCCAACACCGTAGCATCTAAAACGCTTGCCAACGCAATAACAATTGCATAAAGAAGATAGAACAGCCAAAACTCTTTCCGTCTCGCCCTACCTGAAAACACCGCGAACTTCTTAAACGCCTCAAACATAAAACCCTCCGAAAGTATAAAGTTTACAAAAAGCACCATGCCAATTGCCAAAAGTTAATAACTTACGAATTATGGAAAAAGAAGACAGCGGTAAAATCTGAAAAGGCTGTCCCGCCCATAATCATAATTTTACCCAAAACGATGATATACCCGTGTTACTTATGTTTAATAAATAAAGGTGAATAGGCAGAACAACCATGAGGAAGTTTTACCTTTATTTATTAAACGAAAAAATAAAAGAACACGAATAAATTGCCGAATATTACTTCGACAATCATCGTTTTGGGTAATGGGAAAATAATTTATTGTTTTGGAGTAAAAGCAAAAAAATTAAATTTCTCTGCTTTTTATTTCTTGACCAGCAAAACCAAATCAAGCAATAGGCATAACAGTTCTTGATGCAATATTAGAGTTATTTGCTACCGCTACTATTCTTTCATTATCCGCTGCCGCCGCCGACCAGTTCTGTGGGGTAATTATACCGACAAATCGTTCCCAAGTTATACCGTCATTAAGCGACTGGTAAACATCCGCCTTATTTTTATACAACGCTACAGTTGTTTCACCGACATTGGCGATTGCTCCTACTGTATCTGCGCTATTTGTTATACCTGGAGGCACTACATTTTCCCAATTCACAAAATCCGACGTTCTGTATATATTTTTGTTGTAACTAACAAACAATTGTGTAGGGGTGTTGAATATCGGGGCAGTATTCATGAACAGATTAGTCTTATATTCTTTCCAAGTAACGCCATCAGTCGAAGTAAGAAAATATGAATAACTGGAAGCATTATTAGGATTTGTTAAACAAAATGCCCATGTGTTTCCTACTTTCACCACATTAGCAAACGCTTGTTTTGTAATTGCTATTGATTCAAAATTTACAAAATCAGACGTTACTCTTAACGAAGCCAAATCCGAACTGCCAAAAATAAATTTGCCGTTTATATATGCAACGCCTATCCAATTCCCCGCAGTAGATAGCGTAGGAGAAGTCAACTGGACAGATTCCCAAGTTAAACCGTTATCTTTGGAGCGTTCTACTGTAGTCGAACTTCCTTTACCAAATAACCACCATGCGCCGTTTACGTGTTGCAATTTCGGTGAAGCGTATGAAAACGGTAATTCTATTTCTTCCCATACTGCGCCATCCTGCGACCGTGCGCCGATTAAACTGTTTGACGTAATTGCCAAAAAATACCCATTGGCATACTTTATTGTCGACCAATTTCTTGCTGCCATAAATCACTCCTCTTCCTCTTCTATAAAGATTAAATTTTCTTCCCACATTTTACCAATATCCGTATTTACTTCAACAAGTCGGATTATATTGTCTTTCCAGTATTTACCAATATTAGCATCAACTTTTACCGTACGAATCAGATTGTTTTCCCACCTTTTACCAATATCTGGATTCGCCTCTGGTCTGATAAAATTATCTTCCCAGAATTTGCCTATTTTTTCAAATTCAATTGG is part of the Chitinispirillales bacterium genome and encodes:
- a CDS encoding OB-fold putative lipoprotein gives rise to the protein MKKVLMCFVTIIAILFVVGCFEDDADNVAKSQISSAYELTAAELYSEYSKNKKAADEKYKKKWMTISGEVVSTSNSLGMKNATLGAGSNGDDVVEIYFRDKDEFATIKKEQHITIIGRCDGKGITGIEINGAYFTEAGKASNDILGTWADSEGNVLARFNPNGWLCWEINRDGQCAEVDNNSARYELKGNTIEVKGVYDAYADEPEEYVRKWTFENGIILADGRKYTKRKN
- a CDS encoding radical SAM protein, with the translated sequence MFFKQKSDVIYRNYEKFGYITDNRNYGYRQKNVIGDKIVSQSGAVFLSVLSRKPQTLDELAGKIIEKYVDVDIETIKSDAKEFYNMLEQDGFIVSGETLQECDKKDIVFSYKALEPEFIKKDISPIIMRTEKSTQEFLNEYFKDRPILTSLHVEITSKCNERCVHCYIPHENKINDIEPELFYNILAQCKEMGLLNLTLSGGEPMMHRNFCEFLRKCKEYDFSVNVLSNLISLNDEIIAEMRANRLLSVQVSLYSMNSEIHDEITKVKGSFEKTKNAILKLIENDIPLQINCPIMKQNKNCYIEVLNWAKEHKINAGNDYVMIARYDHTTQNLNNRLSLDEVGKIINNIIENDTEYQEKMKKEDVVEEEKRDISNDVVCSICNSSICIADNGNVYPCAGWQDYVVGNVKEKSLKEIWNNSEKVLYLRNLHKKDFPKCIKCPDKDFCVMCMVRNANEHQQGNPLEINKHFCKVVKLNKKILFEWKEKLKNA
- a CDS encoding DUF805 domain-containing protein, yielding MFEAFKKFAVFSGRARRKEFWLFYLLYAIVIALASVLDATVLEGATIASSVCSLALMVPFLSVSWRRLHDTDRSGRNLLWCLTIIGIIPVIIWQCKDGTPGENRFGANPKEN